The following are encoded together in the Zingiber officinale cultivar Zhangliang chromosome 8A, Zo_v1.1, whole genome shotgun sequence genome:
- the LOC122011014 gene encoding zinc finger CCCH domain-containing protein 17-like, with amino-acid sequence MESCVLLRNKRVVLQKPPVAVPCVFWRAGRCNRRPCRFLHAEQPPSAPEKNTKRNLQTPLSSPATKGKHNLQPPSAPVTNDKTDLAWRGENTASSVVSPHASSGANLSTVERPRPVESFADEIVADTAPANQQVIISQVIADDKNKIAADRDTVRNESNCSLLATLRGHQQAISGIALASDTNRLLLGSKDGTISVWDSLTGQRVRVNIMGAEVGALLTEQHWSFMGVFDSFQAYNSHTKTQYIIEELGGQVHAIAASNGFVFAGIQDGSILAWHAIQFRRINYRTADGISRWASTSSSVTASA; translated from the exons ATGGAATCGTGTGTTCTCCTTCGCAACAAGAGGGTGGTTCTTCAGAAACCGCCGGTGGCGGTCCCTTGCGTCTTCTGGCGCGCGGGTCGATGCAACCGTCGACCTTGTCGTTTCCTCCACGCCGAACAGCCCCCATCTGCTCCGGAGAAAAACACCAAGCGCAATCTGCAGACCCCGTTGTCATCTCCGGCAACAAAGGGCAAGCACAACCTGCAGCCTCCCTCTGCTCCGGTGACAAACGACAAGACCGATCTCGCATGGAGGGGAGAGAATACTGCTTCCTCCGTTGTTTCGCCGCATGCTTCCTCCGGAGCCAACCTCTCTACTGTTGAGAGACCGAGACCTGTTGAGTCATTCGCCGACGAGATAGTCGCCGACACTGCCCCAGCGAATCAGCAGGTCATCATCtcg CAGGTCATCGCTGATGATAAGAATAAGATCGCCGCTGACAGGGACACGGTTCGTAACGAGAGCAATTGCTCTCTTCTGGCCACGCTCCGGGGGCATCAACAG GCCATATCTGGGATCGCATTAGCATCCGATACAAACAGATTGCTCCTAGGAAGCAAAGATGGAACCATCAGCGTCTGGGATTCACTCACCGGacag CGTGTCCGTGTAAACATTATGGGTGCTGAAGTTGGAGCCCTCCTCACTGAGCAACATTGGAGCTTTATGGGCGTCTTCGATTCTTTCCAA GCCTACAATTCACATACCAAAACTCAGTATATAATCGAAGAGCTTGGAGGACAAGTTCATGCTATAGCTGCTTCGAATGGATTCGTTTTTGCTGGTATCcag GATGGCTCCATTTTGGCTTGGCATGCAATTCAATTCAGAAGAATTAATTACAGAACAGCCGATGGCATCTCTCGATGGGCATCTACTTCCAGTAGTGTCACTGCTAGTGCATGA